The genomic DNA ttattttttatataaatattaaagtttatttttggaaatagaaaaactaaatTGGGTTGAATCATATTACAAATTATTGGGCCAAAAAGGTCCTAAAATTACTCGTAGTTGGACCTGATGTGAGAGAGACCCAAAAAGCCCTCATGGACATGAAAGGGATGacaaccctagtaggaatactagggtgTGCCTCCTACCCTAGTCCTATTCTAAGCAGGatattgtttttctatttgaaataaaccacaACTCAtcaagggttctaccttctcgTCCTATAAAGAGATGGCACTGGTAGATCTACTAACACAACTTTGAAAGATTGTTATTCTGCtgaaaaatagaaagaatttattctcaactattacatatatttttctagaataacaattctactggtttctattaaaaagagagaattttcattttcaccccCAAAAGGAGAGAAAACTTTTTCTAATTTTGTGTTTAGATTCAATTGGTTcaagcccacactcgaagcagttcatggtacgagaatagcggataagatcatttggttgaaagatGGGGACAATGAATGTCTACTAAGTCAAAAACACAAGTACGAATTCGGTTAAGGTTTATTGcaataaatatcacaaattgggtcggtttttaaaattttaatttgctacTGTACAAGAAACTgtctttaaactaaattttttcGACACCAGTTGAGATGAAATTAATCCGACCCTTCCCATATTGTTCCAATCAAGGAGATTGATGTCAGACCGGATTTGTCCTTTGAGGAGGGACTCCTACAAATTCTAGATCGTGATGTAAAGGTTTTAAGAAGGAAACGAATTCCACTTGTTAAGGTTCTGTGGTAGAATTATGCCACTGAGGAGGCACATAAGAATCAAAAGACATGATCCATCAATAGTATCTTTATCTGTTTGAaacaggtaaatttcaaggatgaaatttcttttaaggagGGGAGAGTTATCACACCTCTAAATAAATAGGGTTGGTAGAAATAATTAAACAAGAAATGAACATTAGGCTAGATGATTAAGAGTTAGTGAATTCACCTTAGAGGCTTACGTTCGAGCCCCCTTCCCCCTCTCGTTTTCCTTTTAATTTCAACAAAATTGAGAAATTTTCATATGTCGCCCCTAGTGTTTACAAACCCTGGGTATTTAACCAATTATTTTTTGACTAGAATTCATATATTGCCCTCTTTTTAATTCCAACTAGAAATTTTCCTTCCCattcttattttttttccttATCTTTTCCTCTACTTTGCACCATATTTTCATCTTATTGTTGCTGATTATTTTTTTCCCATATCGAATCATTCCCCATTCAATCATTTTCTATCGGTTCTGAAATTGTCATCAATAGCATCCTTATCCTTGTAAAAAAACAGTAAGTACACCTCATTTTGATGATTAAATCTCGCATAATGTTAATCTTTAGGTTCAATTAATCAATATTTTACGGTTCTTTACAAATCTTTGATAATCTTATCAAAATATTGATACCAATTGTTAGCTCATTCGTATTCCCCATTGAAAGACCGGATCTAGGTGAATCAGACCAAAATCGAGCGTGAGGAACGTCGATCGAACTCGTGGTGAAAGGTGTGTGCTATTTACCATGTGAATTGGGGAAAATCGTGTGTAGGTATAGGGCCACACGGccacccacacgggtgtgtggagccaCCACACGACCATGTATACTTGTAGAGTTTTGGGACTTTATGAACCACACAGCCTCAACTTgttacacggcctgccacacagtcgtgtctctactGTAGGGTAATTTATATATTTTCACACGACATCAGGATGTCACATGACCGTATAACCCTTCCACATGGCCATGTAACCTCTGTTTTACAGTTTTGCCTAGAATTTTATAAattgttcagtttagtccctataTAGTCCCCAaattatttttagagattttattCACTCAATTGAGTCTCTGATATTATGAATATGCTAGAATCTATgatttaatgactaaattgctaCTGTTATAATATGTAATATGTGAATGTTGCATGAATGTTGTACTGTAATTTTGATgaattgatattttaataattgtttttGCCTTTTGAGTGCATGTTAAGCATGTCTACTGCTACTGTTGAGCTAATTAGATGTTAAGCATGACTACTATTTCTATACAAAACTATTACAAGTATGTCATATTACATTGCGTGGGGTGAGACGATTGAAAGGGGGAAGTACTAGCAGTTTAATAATTTGCAAACACTAATGGTTTATCCATATCTTACTGGCAGTTTATTTGCAAACattagtggtttatccacaacttactggcagtttaactgcaaatttttttaaaatactagtggtttatccacaatttTTGCTGGCAATTCATTTGCACATTACCAATGGCTCATCAGAAAAACGAAGTGTTGGGATGGATGAGTTCCCCAAAACTCTTATTGTGAAGTGTAGCGGAGTATGAGTAGGAACTTTTCTGTTATACTTGAATTGCATTGACATCATAAGCATGCACAAATGATCTGTTGAATTTTGCTTGCTATACAATTGTGATTGTTCTAAGAATTGTTATTATGTATACCTTATCTATTGTTTGCACTAATCTCCTTGGGTTTGGTTTCACACTAATCTTCTTAAACTCACACCCCCTTAATTTCCATCTTTACAGATAACCCATAAGGTTAGGACGCAGACTCGACATACGGAGGGCTCGgctcaatttatttttattaaaagtatTCTAgacttattattatcatttctattattttggaactgtatttttttttatttaaattgtggCATGGGACTTTTTATTAAAAGAGTTTATTTAGCATGCAtgatatttaatttgattttaggaTCTTGAAACATAGATTTTGAATTAATTATACATAAAATTCTAGTTTTTCTAATTTAAAACTATTATGAATATTACTCTTCATAAATGAGATTTTGAAAAGTAAATAAATTAGAAATCAACTTTTGCAAAGTAACTATTAAAATCAATCCTTTTTAAAGAAATTGTACCTTATAAAAGAGTAATTTAATAGGTGGGGGCACTTTGCTCTATATAACCAAAGATTTCGGTGGCttaatttaaagaagaaaaagaaatattACTTTGGCCGCACCTTTTCATTGCATTTGAAGGTGGGAAAATGAAATTAAGAAGAGAAGTAGAAGATGAGGCTTGGGCCAAACAAGTTGGGAAGAATAGTCCTTTAACGGGTGATGCTGTCTGGGACCGCTGACCAATTCCAAAGTTAAACCATGAATGGATTTTTCTTAAAGGTCTAATCAATGAAGTAAAAGCTGAAAAGATTGGATAATTAAGAACCCAAAGCTGGGGTTAATTCTGGGTCAAAAACAGCAGAAAAAGAGGACTGGATATCAACTGGATTCCATGTTTCTGGACAATGATTCAACGGAGTGTTTTAACTATTCAGGAAGAGTTAAAAGAAGAAACAAACTCAAATAATtcgttttttttttaagttctaaGAGATCCTATGATTTATATCATATTTTTTGGGGgaaattctttgtattttttatcGATGTATCTAACTTATGTAAatagaaattattgtaatatataataataaataataattgatATTTTCAGAAAAATATTACTATAGGTATACCGTACCTCGGTTGCATTCAGTTGAATGAGGATTGTCACGACAATAGCAGGCAAATGTAGAGGTTTCATTTTGGTTGGATCCGCATCTTCCGCCAGAATCCTCGCATTGTTTGCAATAACCATCGTATGCTAAGTATTTAATATCAAAGGGTTCGAGTAAACTTTCATTCACGGTGCTGATTCCCCCAATCAGATAATCAAAGGCCTTTTTCCCAATAGGAATTTCAACTTCTTCACTGTATCCAGTACATTCATTTTCATCCTCCTTAAAGAACATGAGGGAAGTTTCTTTTCCACCCTTTCTGCAACTGAAACGATGATTCGGACCTCCCCTGCTTCGGCAGTCGTAGAACAGAGTAATGTTTTCAGCAGTTTCAGTATAATTAAAAGCATAGTTTATCAAAATCGGCTGAGGACAAGTGTTGTTCAATTCCACTCGTTTGATTGTTAACAAACCATAAGAGCGATTGAGATGCAGCACATAGAATTCTTGGGAA from Gossypium arboreum isolate Shixiya-1 chromosome 9, ASM2569848v2, whole genome shotgun sequence includes the following:
- the LOC108455335 gene encoding LEAF RUST 10 DISEASE-RESISTANCE LOCUS RECEPTOR-LIKE PROTEIN KINASE-like 2.1 codes for the protein MDAYFLSPSSFSILFLLTIFQLSYARDDFHFTSCAPFDCGNLVNISYPFWTDQYNRPSYCGYGDEGYKLKCRQNQPPVLTLSSQEFYVLHLNRSYGLLTIKRVELNNTCPQPILINYAFNYTETAENITLFYDCRSRGGPNHRFSCRKGGKETSLMFFKEDENECTGYSEEVEIPIGKKAFDYLIGGISTVNESLLEPFDIKYLAYDGYCKQCEDSGGRCGSNQNETSTFACYCRDNPHSTECNRGRSSFNLGKKLALGNLLPRFF